A single window of Ovis canadensis isolate MfBH-ARS-UI-01 breed Bighorn chromosome 15, ARS-UI_OviCan_v2, whole genome shotgun sequence DNA harbors:
- the LOC138420992 gene encoding putative olfactory receptor 56B2, translating to MSQDLGDFNSSKFQVSEFILMGFPGIHSWQHWLSLPLALLYLLSLGANILILIIINQEATLHQPMYYFLGILAVVDMGLATTIMPKIFTILWFSAKTIGLPECFVQMYAIHSFVGMESGIFVCMAIDRYVAICQPLCYSSVITKSFVVKATVFMALRNSLTTIPIPVLAAQRHYCSKKQIEHCLCSNLGVTSLSCDDRTVNSVYQLLLAWIVMGSDLGLILVSYALIFHSVLKLNSTEATSKALSTCTSHLILILFFYTVVIVISITHSSTMTFPLIPVLLNVLHNVIPPALNPMVYALKNKELRQGLCKLLKLDFKGN from the coding sequence ATGTCCCAGGATCTCGGAGATTTCAACAGCTCAAAGTTTCAGGTCTCTGAGTTCATTCTGATGGGATTCCCAGGCATTCACAGCTGGCAACACTGGCTATCCCTGCCCCTGGCTCTGCTCTACCTCTTATCTCTCGGCGCAAACATCCTTATCTTGATCATCATCAATCAGGAGGCAACACTGCACCAGCCTATGTATTATTTCCTGGGCATCCTGGCTGTGGTTGACATGGGCCTTGCTACCACCATCATGCCCAAGATTTTTACCATCTTGTGGTTCAGTGCAAAGACCATTGGTCTCCCTGAGTGCTTTGTACAGATGTATGCCATACATAGTTTTGTAGGAATGGAATCAGGCATTTTTGTCTGCATGGCTATAGATAGGTATGTGGCAATTTGTCAACCACTATGTTATTCATCAGTAATCACCAAATCTTTTGTGGTCAAAGCTACTGTGTTCATGGCACTCAGAAACAGCCTGACTACCATCCCAATTCCTGTGTTGGCAGCTCAGAGACACTATTGCTCAAAAAAACAAATTGAGCACTGTCTGTGCTCTAATCTTGGTGTCACTAGTCTATCCTGTGATGACAGGACAGTCAACAGTGTTTACCAGCTACTTCTGGCCTGGATAGTCATGGGGagtgacttgggtttgattcttgtATCCTATGCTTTGATATTTCACTCTGTACTGAAACTGAACTCAACAGAAGCTACATCCAAGGCCCTGAGCACCTGTACTTCCCACCTCATCCTAATCCTGTTTTTCTACACAGTCGTTATTGTCATTTCAATCACCCATAGTTCAACAATGACGTTTCCCCTCATCCCAGTTCTGCTCAATGTACTCCACAACGtcattcctcctgccctcaatcctatGGTCTATGCACTCAAGAACAAGGAGCTCAGACAGGGCTTATGTAAGCTCCTTAAGCTGGACTTCAAAGGCAATTAA
- the LOC138420993 gene encoding putative olfactory receptor 56B2, translated as MVKFQDLSNSNSSKFQVSEFILLGFPGIHSWQHWLSLPLALLYLLALSANILILIIINKEATLHQPMYYFLGILAVVDMGLATTIMPKILAILWFNAKAISFLWCFIQMYAIHCFVAMESGIFVCMAIDRYVAICRPLHYPSIITGSFVVKATVFMALRNSLTTIPIPVFAAQRQYCSKNQIEHCLCSNLGVTSLSCDDDKTVKSIYQLLLAWTLMGSDLGLIILSYALILQSVLKLNSAEAASKALSTCTSHLILILFFYTVIIVISITHSAAMTVPLIPVLLNVLHNVIPPALNPMVYALKNKELRQGLYKVLKLYFKGN; from the exons ATGG TGAAGTTCCAGGATCTCAGCAACTCCAACAGCTCAAAGTTCCAGGTCTCTGAGTTCATTCTTTTGGGATTCCCAGGCATTCACAGCTGGCAACACTGGCTATCGCTGCCCCTGGCTCTGCTCTACCTCTTAGCTCTCAGCGCCAACATCCTTATCCTGATCATTATCAATAAGGAGGCAACATTGCACCAGCCTATGTATTATTTCCTGGGCATCCTGGCTGTGGTAGACATGGGTCTGGCTACCACCATCATGCCCAAGATTTTGGCAATCTTGTGGTTTAATGCAAAAGCCATCAGTTTCCTTTGGTGCTTTATACAGATGTATGCTATACACTGTTTTGTGGCCATGGAATCAGGCATCTTTGTTTGCATGGCTATAGATAGATATGTAGCCATTTGTCGACCACTACACTATCCATCGATAATTACTGGCTCCTTTGTGGTCAAAGCAACTGTGTTCATGGCACTCAGAAATAGCCTGACTACTATCCCAATTCCTGTGTTTGCAGCTCAGAGACAGTACTGCTCAAAGAACCAAATTGAGCACTGTCTTTGCTCAAATCTTGGAGTCACTAGCCTATCTTGTGATGATGACAAGACAGTCAAGAGTATCTACCAGCTACTTCTGGCCTGGACACTCATGGGAAGTGATTTGGGTTTGATTATTTTATCATATGCATTGATACTTCAATCTGTATTGAAGTTGAACTCAGCAGAAGCTGCATCCAAGGCCTTAAGTACCTGCACTTCCCACCTCATCCTAATTCTTTTCTTCTACACAGTCATTATTGTCATTTCTATCACCCACAGTGCAGCAATGACAGTTCCCCTCATCCCAGTTCTACTCAATGTACTCCATAATGttattcctcctgccctcaatcccatGGTCTATGCACTCAAGAACAAGGAGCTCAGGCAGGGCTTATATAAAGTTCTTAAACTGTACTTCAAAGGCAACTAA